Proteins from a single region of Dissulfurirhabdus thermomarina:
- a CDS encoding AI-2E family transporter, giving the protein MPAWTRAAVAFAGLAAAAAALVVVFRPVLLPIFIALLGFAVLDPVVDSFTRTGLSREAAIGLVLVLALAGAAGVLVLALPHLAGQMVRLEERLPEVWRSVAAAVAGLRGWLRAVAGVDLPPGVLGHGAASLDASWERVAGLARAAALQLVRTLLLAPLLLFFLLRDLRRLRSRLLGLLPNRAFELGWHIYARVARRLQRYVRGVLVQCTVMALVASAGFLLVGLDMAVFFGTLAGILNVVPYLGPLLAAAFPAVFVLSAPHPDYPLLAGIVGVVLGAQALDSAVVIPAFIAGVADLHPVTVVVGIVLVGSFFGLAGMVVAVPLLFTAKILFEGLLEGFGGGPAPAPAGRHVV; this is encoded by the coding sequence TTGCCTGCGTGGACCCGGGCGGCGGTCGCCTTCGCGGGGCTGGCGGCGGCCGCCGCGGCCCTGGTGGTGGTGTTCCGGCCCGTCCTGCTCCCGATCTTCATCGCCCTGCTGGGCTTCGCCGTCCTGGATCCCGTGGTGGATTCTTTCACCCGGACGGGGCTGTCCCGCGAGGCCGCCATCGGGCTGGTCCTGGTCCTGGCCCTGGCCGGGGCCGCGGGGGTGCTGGTGCTGGCCCTGCCGCACCTGGCGGGCCAGATGGTCCGGCTCGAGGAACGGCTGCCGGAGGTCTGGCGGTCCGTGGCCGCCGCCGTGGCGGGGCTCCGGGGGTGGCTCCGGGCCGTGGCGGGCGTGGATCTTCCGCCGGGAGTCCTCGGCCACGGCGCCGCCTCCCTCGACGCCTCCTGGGAACGCGTCGCCGGCCTGGCCCGGGCCGCGGCCCTCCAGCTGGTCCGGACCCTCCTCCTCGCCCCCCTTCTCCTGTTCTTTCTGCTCCGCGACCTGCGCCGCCTCCGCAGCCGTCTCCTGGGTCTCTTGCCCAACCGGGCCTTCGAGCTCGGCTGGCACATCTACGCCCGGGTGGCCCGCCGGCTCCAGCGCTACGTCCGCGGGGTCCTCGTCCAGTGCACGGTCATGGCCCTGGTGGCCAGCGCGGGCTTCCTGCTGGTGGGGCTGGACATGGCGGTGTTCTTCGGGACCCTGGCCGGGATCCTGAACGTGGTCCCGTACCTGGGGCCGCTACTGGCGGCCGCGTTCCCCGCGGTGTTCGTGCTGTCGGCGCCCCACCCGGACTACCCCCTCCTGGCGGGCATCGTCGGGGTCGTGCTCGGGGCCCAGGCCCTGGACAGCGCCGTGGTGATCCCGGCCTTCATCGCCGGCGTGGCGGACCTCCACCCGGTGACGGTGGTGGTGGGCATCGTGCTCGTGGGGTCTTTCTTCGGCCTCGCCGGCATGGTGGTGGCCGTGCCCCTGTTGTTCACCGCCAAGATCCTGTTCGAGGGGCTCCTCGAGGGATTCGGCGGTGGTCCCGCCCCCGCCCCGGCGGGGCGGCATGTGGTATAA